The genomic region GGCGCTACCGGTGCGCCGAAAGCCGTCGAGATATTGGGCAAGCGTTTTCCGCACATCGAGCGGTTCAACCACATAGGCCATCTTCCAGGTCTCAACCTGGCGCCGCAGGTCGGCATCGGTCCGTAGCCGCTCTGCCAGCCGCCGCAGCCAGGTGGCAAGCTCTTGGCGCAGCGGGTGCTTGGGATCTTTCATCCTCTCGAGCAAGGCAATAAGGCGGCGTTGGCCGCTAAGACCAAACCTAAGCGGCGACAGGCGGGCCATCCGTTCGAGGGCGCGGTGAAAAAACTTGCGGCGGCGCGAGCCTCGCTCATAGGCATGGCGGACTTCCAAAAGTAGATTGGCAATAAACCACGGGACAGTCTCTTGCTTGGCCAGGCGAATGCCCTCATCAAGCAAAAAACAGGCCACCGCATCGCCATAGCCATGGGCCAGCGCCCACTCAATCGCCTCTGCCAATAAGGGAGCAACCTCAATCCGAACCACTTCAGTTTTTAGGAGCAGCTCGGCGGCGCGGGCCAGCTGGCTTGCGTCCAGCTTAGCAATTACATCGGCCGTCAGCCGGCGGGCAATGGCCCGGATACTTTCCCGGCCGCCATGTTCATCCAGGTATTTGCACAATACCGCCGCCAGGTCATAGTCGTCTAAGGTCGCTTTGACATTTTCCGCTGTGATGAGATCCTGCTCCACCATGTCGCGGATGGCCCGAAAAATCTTTTCCCGGTTGCGGGGGATAAGCTCGGTACGGAAAGGGATGCCCAGCGGCCGCCGAAACAGCGCCGTCACCGCGAACCAGTCGGCGAGTCCGCCCACCATGGCCGCCTCACAGGCGCTGGTAATAAGGCCGCCGAAAAAGGTATGCCGAAATGGGAAACCAGCAAAAAAACCAAGCGTCACAATGCCCAGAACAAAGTTGGCCTTATGCTTGCGGCCGTCCATGCGGCCTCCCTCCTTGCTGTTTTGGCGCTACCATGGCGGCGGCGTGATAAGAGCTGCGTACCAGCGGGCCGGCGGCAACGGCGGCAAAACCGGCCACGCCGCTCCCGAGCAGGCGGCAGCGCCGCATCAGCGCACCTTCATCCCCGGCGGCCAATGGATCGCCTTGCCGTCTACCGCCAGCGCCGCTTCGGCCAGGGCCTCGCTGATGGTCGGATGGCCGTGAATGGTCGTCACCAGTTCGTCAACGGTCGCCTCCAGGCGGATGGCCAGGGCGGCTTCGCCGATGAGGTCGGTAGCACGGGGGCCAAAGATGTGGACCCCGAGAATTTCCCCGTATTTTTCACCGGCGATGACTTTAACCAGGCCGCTCATGCCGCCGTCAATGACCGCCTTGCCGCTAGCGGATAAGGGGAACAGACCTGTTTTATAGGCTATGCCCTGTTTCTTGGCCTCTTCTTCCGTCAGGCCCACGCCGGCCACTTCAGGCTGGATGTAAATGCAGGACGGAATGGTCTGGGGATAATAAGCGGCCTGATGGCCCAGCGCATGCTCTACGGCGGCAATGCCTTGCGCCGAAGCGGCATGAGCCAGCATTATCTGGCCGTTGCAGTCACCGACGGCATAAATACCTGGCACAGTAGTGACAAAATGTTCATCTACCGTAATGCGGCCCCGGTCAAGAGCTACCCCGACCGCTTCCAGGCCCAAACCTTGAGTACGGGGCCGGCGGCCCACCGCCACCAGCACATACTCGCCTGTTACCTCCTCGACCTTGCCGCCGGCTTCGACCAATGCCGTAAGAGCGCCGTCACCTTGGCGAACCTCGGTCAGCCTGGCCCCGGTCAGGAAAGTTACCCCCTGCCGGGTGAGCTCTTGCCGCACCTTAACCGCAATCTCCCCGTCGACGGGCGGCAAAATTTCCGGCAAGAGTTCGACAACCGTCACCCGGGCGCCGAGGGCGCTGTACAAAGCAGCAAACTCGATGCCGACGACGCCGCCGCCGACAATAACGAGCGACGTTGGAACGCTTGGCAGGCTGAGGGCGGCCGTGCTGTCGATGACACCGGGCAGCTCGGCGCCGGGGAAATTCAGTTTCACCGGTTCGGAACCGGTAGCCAGCACAATAATATCCGCCGCCACCTCCTTTTCGGTCTCGCCGCTGACTATTACCGTCCTGGCGTCTTTCAGCGCCGCCTGACCTTTATGCACCGTTACCTTATTAGCCTTAAGCAGCGACTCCACGCCTTTGACCAGGCGCGTCACCGTCGCCTGCTTGCGTGACTGCAGCACCGGCCAGTCGACGCGAACATTGTCGGCTTTAAGACCAATCAGGCCGCCTTTTTGCACTTCCCGGTAAAGCTGGGCCGTATGAAGCAGCGACTTGGTGGGAATGCAGCCCACATTCAGGCAAGTGCCCCCTAAGCGGTCGGCTTCCACCAAATGCACTTCGGCGCCTAGTTGGGCGGCCCGGATGGCGGCCACATAGCCGCCAGGGCCGCCGCCGATAATCACAATGCGTTTATTCATTGAAACAATCCCCTTTCCGCGCAACGCTTGCCACTATTTCTTGTTTTTACTTATATCATACCAATAGCAGCAGGGGTTGTTCCAGCAATTGTCTTAATCTGGCCATGAATTTCGCCGCCACCTGTAGGCCTACCGACCAGTCTCATATGCCTGGCGATAATTTTTCTTCCGCCACGTTCACCTCCCACCTCATACCTCATACCTCATACTTCATACTTCATACCAATTTATACTTCCCCCAACAATTGGCAATAATAATAGCTGAACAAATGCACAAACTAAGCAAGTTAACGGTTTTAACAAGGAGGCATGGTAAGTGAACGCCTATCTTGGCATTGACGTCGGTTCGGTCAGTACCAATATTGCCGTTCTTGACGAAGCGGGGGAGGTAGTGGACACGCTCTACATCCGCACGCAAGGCCGGCCGATTGACGCCGTCCAGCGGGGGCTGCGCGAGATTTACGCGCGACGGCCTGACCTAAGCGTAAAAGGAGTCGGCACTACCGGCAGCGGCCGCCACCTGGCCGGCGTGGTCGTGGGCGCCGACATCATCAAAAATGAAATCACCGCTCACGCCGTCGCCGCCATGCACATCGTCCCTGATGTGCAGACCGTCCTGGAAATTGGCGGCCAGGACTCCAA from Thermosinus carboxydivorans Nor1 harbors:
- the lpdA gene encoding dihydrolipoyl dehydrogenase encodes the protein MNKRIVIIGGGPGGYVAAIRAAQLGAEVHLVEADRLGGTCLNVGCIPTKSLLHTAQLYREVQKGGLIGLKADNVRVDWPVLQSRKQATVTRLVKGVESLLKANKVTVHKGQAALKDARTVIVSGETEKEVAADIIVLATGSEPVKLNFPGAELPGVIDSTAALSLPSVPTSLVIVGGGVVGIEFAALYSALGARVTVVELLPEILPPVDGEIAVKVRQELTRQGVTFLTGARLTEVRQGDGALTALVEAGGKVEEVTGEYVLVAVGRRPRTQGLGLEAVGVALDRGRITVDEHFVTTVPGIYAVGDCNGQIMLAHAASAQGIAAVEHALGHQAAYYPQTIPSCIYIQPEVAGVGLTEEEAKKQGIAYKTGLFPLSASGKAVIDGGMSGLVKVIAGEKYGEILGVHIFGPRATDLIGEAALAIRLEATVDELVTTIHGHPTISEALAEAALAVDGKAIHWPPGMKVR
- a CDS encoding DUF445 domain-containing protein; translation: MDGRKHKANFVLGIVTLGFFAGFPFRHTFFGGLITSACEAAMVGGLADWFAVTALFRRPLGIPFRTELIPRNREKIFRAIRDMVEQDLITAENVKATLDDYDLAAVLCKYLDEHGGRESIRAIARRLTADVIAKLDASQLARAAELLLKTEVVRIEVAPLLAEAIEWALAHGYGDAVACFLLDEGIRLAKQETVPWFIANLLLEVRHAYERGSRRRKFFHRALERMARLSPLRFGLSGQRRLIALLERMKDPKHPLRQELATWLRRLAERLRTDADLRRQVETWKMAYVVEPLDVRKTLAQYLDGFRRTGSAKTDEWQEALAGWVVTWLDGFLANPQLAAAVDRRLKQAIVEWLEVNHREIGDLVAGELNRFSTGELVAFIEDRVGDDLQVIRINGSLVGSVIGMLIYLLTFWVG